One genomic window of Chitinophagaceae bacterium includes the following:
- a CDS encoding LysM peptidoglycan-binding domain-containing protein has translation MGQMDYYKKEHEKSFGSKTNKEVIPVIRVPETRREYIIGPGDTLSGIAMKFYGKEDWKKIYEANKNKINTPDLINPGVRIIIP, from the coding sequence ATGGGACAAATGGATTATTACAAAAAAGAGCATGAAAAATCTTTCGGATCAAAGACCAATAAGGAAGTAATTCCTGTAATAAGAGTTCCTGAAACACGGCGCGAGTATATCATTGGTCCCGGTGACACACTTTCCGGAATCGCAATGAAATTTTATGGAAAGGAAGACTGGAAAAAAATATATGAAGCAAATAAAAACAAAATCAATACGCCAGATTTGATTAATCCCGGGGTCAGGATCATCATTCCCTGA
- a CDS encoding SusC/RagA family TonB-linked outer membrane protein, producing the protein MLIRKHILLLSVLLFLITNSAFGQEKVITGTVSSLENGEPVAFVTIVVKGTNNGASTDLDGKYSIQQLSAADTLIFSFVGYATQKILVGEQKVIDVKLKATSQQLDEVVVTALAVNRQKRELGYSTDKVDGAEIQQSNSPNVLNALTGKVSGVQITNPDGVDGGTTRITIRGNNSIDGNNQPLIVVDGIPISNDPGLTDIGRGRDWGSAINNINMEDVEDITILKGGAASALYGSRGANGVVLITTKRGTQQRGLGVTYNFAYKITHPYRYRDVQNTYGGGAPSGLYTPPDFNYAPDGTPMLPSLSTDADFGYPGSAVSWGPAYNDQMILWWDSIMRPWSPQPDNLKIPFKNGYSATHNIAVEGGGEAGTLRVSLTRTDNTPIVQNSNYNQTTLSTNSLLKVSDRISLGFTAAFTNYHRLNSPMLGEDPSAFTKGLLYSWPRSYQGEDLSHYALADGTQDPLEGYPYLYIDQHLWWNYYNNNTTLDRTKLTGGLTLNYNITSWLNFTGRTGIDYTYDEYEQKNKPTDLIGLMNGYYSVTQQRDRSYNYEFLFTATANKIFNSDVNVRFNAGGSSWDRDMYNQTAHSGTWYFPNWYSLSNYTAAVYGQDAAGNIIVINKGDDPATLIPQSTFYRKRINSLYAFLNLSYKNYLFVELTGRNDWTSTLPENANSYFYPGISASFIASDAFHFKSDKLSFLKIRMGASQTATDTDPYLTEFYYTTGLFGGDQYSTFPNTIPPVALKPQRVNSFEVGTGLGFFNDRLTFDFTWYYKYCFDQIISLPLPASSGAPLVSINEGVLSNRGIEITLNATVVQQTFFAVKTGLTFSRNRNTVVSLGDYADTYILADIWGENGPQMALHAGDDFGTILGWDYVYKDGQPVVSDDGKKYEITDTRVPIGNASPDFLAGWTTEFRYKNFTLRTLIDTKWGGDIYCGSYVIGLQTGQSPETLTERDGDGLPFTDAEGNESNTGIILPGVHEDGTPNETIVHYYYKYLPNAGGWGHFLSSPGIVEDTWVKFREVTLSYSLPSSIVNKQKIFQELSLSITGRDLFYIYTTVPDNINPEGLMGAGDAQGFEWASLPGTRSFSFAINARF; encoded by the coding sequence ATGTTGATCCGGAAACATATACTCCTCTTAAGTGTATTGCTGTTCCTTATTACCAATTCCGCTTTCGGACAGGAAAAAGTAATTACAGGTACTGTGTCTTCTTTGGAAAACGGCGAACCGGTTGCTTTTGTAACCATTGTTGTGAAAGGAACCAACAATGGAGCAAGCACTGATCTGGATGGAAAATATTCTATTCAACAGTTGTCAGCGGCTGATACACTTATTTTCAGTTTTGTCGGTTATGCGACGCAAAAAATTCTTGTTGGAGAACAGAAGGTCATCGATGTTAAGTTAAAGGCTACTTCCCAACAGCTCGATGAAGTGGTGGTTACCGCTTTAGCAGTCAACCGTCAGAAACGCGAGCTCGGCTATTCAACAGATAAAGTGGATGGAGCAGAAATCCAGCAATCCAATTCACCCAATGTGCTGAATGCACTCACCGGCAAAGTATCCGGTGTGCAGATCACCAACCCTGATGGTGTTGACGGAGGCACCACACGCATCACCATTCGTGGCAACAACAGCATTGACGGAAACAATCAACCATTAATTGTTGTGGATGGAATACCGATCAGCAACGATCCCGGATTGACTGACATCGGCAGAGGCCGCGACTGGGGTTCTGCCATCAACAATATCAATATGGAAGATGTGGAAGACATCACGATTCTGAAAGGTGGCGCAGCGTCTGCATTATATGGTTCAAGAGGCGCGAATGGTGTGGTGCTCATCACCACAAAAAGAGGAACACAACAAAGAGGGTTGGGTGTCACTTATAATTTTGCTTACAAAATAACGCATCCTTATCGCTACCGCGATGTGCAAAATACTTATGGAGGTGGCGCTCCTTCGGGTTTATATACACCACCTGATTTCAACTATGCACCTGATGGCACGCCGATGCTTCCGTCATTATCTACGGATGCTGATTTTGGTTACCCTGGTTCCGCGGTATCGTGGGGCCCTGCCTATAATGACCAGATGATTTTATGGTGGGATAGCATCATGCGGCCATGGTCACCACAACCTGATAATCTGAAGATACCTTTCAAAAATGGTTACAGTGCCACCCATAACATTGCAGTGGAAGGTGGTGGCGAAGCGGGCACGTTAAGAGTCTCGCTGACAAGAACAGATAACACGCCGATTGTTCAAAACAGCAACTATAATCAGACTACGCTCAGCACTAATTCACTGTTGAAAGTTTCTGACAGAATCAGTCTCGGTTTTACAGCCGCATTTACTAACTACCATCGGCTCAACAGTCCCATGCTTGGTGAAGATCCAAGCGCTTTTACGAAAGGTCTTTTGTACTCCTGGCCGCGCAGCTATCAGGGCGAAGATCTTTCGCATTATGCACTGGCTGATGGAACACAAGATCCGTTGGAAGGTTATCCTTACCTGTATATCGATCAGCATTTGTGGTGGAATTATTACAACAACAACACAACACTCGACCGTACCAAACTAACCGGCGGACTCACGCTTAATTATAACATCACTTCCTGGCTCAATTTCACCGGTCGCACCGGAATAGATTATACCTACGATGAGTATGAGCAGAAAAATAAACCTACTGATCTGATCGGCTTGATGAATGGATATTATTCGGTAACCCAACAGCGCGATCGCAGTTATAATTATGAATTTTTGTTTACTGCTACCGCGAATAAAATTTTTAATTCGGATGTGAACGTGCGGTTCAATGCAGGAGGTTCGAGCTGGGACCGTGACATGTACAATCAAACTGCACATTCCGGAACATGGTATTTTCCAAACTGGTATAGCTTATCGAATTATACAGCAGCGGTGTATGGTCAGGATGCAGCAGGAAATATTATCGTGATCAATAAAGGCGATGATCCTGCAACACTGATTCCCCAATCAACTTTCTACCGGAAAAGAATAAATTCCTTGTATGCATTTTTAAATCTCTCTTATAAGAATTACCTGTTTGTTGAACTCACCGGTCGCAATGACTGGACCTCTACCCTACCGGAAAATGCCAACTCCTATTTTTATCCGGGCATCTCCGCCAGCTTCATTGCATCGGATGCTTTTCATTTCAAAAGCGACAAGCTCAGCTTCTTAAAGATAAGAATGGGTGCATCGCAAACAGCAACCGATACCGATCCTTACCTCACGGAATTTTATTATACCACCGGACTTTTTGGTGGTGATCAATATTCTACTTTTCCCAATACCATTCCTCCCGTTGCCTTAAAACCACAACGGGTGAATTCCTTTGAAGTCGGAACCGGTCTTGGCTTCTTCAACGACCGCCTCACCTTTGATTTCACCTGGTACTATAAGTATTGCTTCGATCAGATCATTTCACTTCCGTTGCCTGCTTCTTCCGGTGCTCCTTTGGTTTCTATCAATGAAGGTGTACTGAGCAACCGTGGAATTGAAATCACCTTGAATGCAACAGTGGTGCAGCAAACATTTTTTGCTGTTAAAACAGGATTGACATTTTCAAGAAACAGGAATACAGTTGTCAGCTTGGGTGATTATGCCGATACGTATATTCTTGCAGATATCTGGGGAGAAAACGGTCCGCAGATGGCATTGCATGCAGGAGATGATTTCGGAACCATCTTAGGATGGGATTATGTCTACAAAGATGGACAACCTGTTGTGAGTGATGATGGAAAGAAATATGAAATTACAGATACCCGCGTCCCGATAGGAAATGCATCACCGGATTTTCTTGCAGGATGGACCACAGAGTTCCGGTATAAAAATTTCACGCTGCGTACATTGATTGATACGAAGTGGGGCGGCGATATTTATTGCGGTTCCTACGTGATTGGTTTGCAGACAGGTCAAAGCCCTGAAACACTTACGGAACGTGATGGCGATGGATTGCCTTTTACAGATGCGGAAGGAAATGAAAGTAATACAGGCATTATTCTTCCCGGCGTGCATGAAGATGGAACGCCGAATGAAACGATCGTTCATTATTACTATAAATATCTACCGAATGCAGGCGGATGGGGTCATTTTCTTTCGTCGCCCGGCATTGTAGAAGATACGTGGGTGAAGTTTCGTGAAGTAACTTTATCCTATTCACTTCCCTCCAGCATAGTGAACAAGCAAAAGATTTTCCAGGAGCTGTCTCTTTCCATCACCGGCAGGGATTTGTTTTACATCTACACTACGGTTCCAGATAACATCAATCCTGAAGGACTGATGGGAGCAGGTGATGCGCAGGGATTTGAATGGGCATCACTTCCGGGTACGCGATCTTTTTCTTTTGCCATCAATGCGAGATTTTAA
- a CDS encoding T9SS type A sorting domain-containing protein, whose translation MKKNTLFSLVLLLITTISFAGVSVDWIRSTDNILSNSGTAVARDKKDNVYTTTHSSGIYFTKRDKFGNFLWQVSSTTTIPFNYEYPSWIHIDPQGNPVVVGFRYTSPSEGKHANSLIVLKYDPNGNLVYKKNIDGDYSYFQNSPLSMYWTKITSQMDSSGNVYIGTSGGVTGYPSGFTVVKVSPAGTLLWVSAKTFTSSTSFHFVNNIRLKADRIAVAGVTAYSSANSTHWVLDTTGTSLWNNIQEGIGGKDAAFDKAGNIYFLTWVSPNFSGDVRVYKFNPTGSLLWQKNYDFGGSDLASRMEYSSTDNSIAIMAYGNQNPPGSLYVDWITFKIKANGALVWSKRYDKHSNNDEIPGMMAVDKDGDIFVAGIGGPFPGGSNLGKRQMVTVKYSTAGTEEWVYALDTINEYNEGVGIAIAKNGSIYVVGSVNTLLVHLLDNTGTDPCNVPVNINVSAIANQSATISWSPVANAYLYHIQYKTSTSLVWTQISTNTTSFTLTSLTEGTTYNYKVEAVCNSGPTGFSPAAQFTTLGTGYCASKGLDASKEWIDLVYLGSLLNSTPDSDGGYADYTYLSVDLLQGGSYDITLSADMNPYGSTEYWRVWIDYNQDGDFTDAGEQEVAYKSTQIGWESHTFSVPATAVTGPTRMRVSMKHGAAPSPCEIFNLGEVEDYTVNILPAKTATDMTITNNASIADLFLSPNPSTGSTTISYNGFEGNITLQVFDVTGKLTVESVISGTTLSLDVSEWTPGIYFVRMTDDAGHAASKKLLKQ comes from the coding sequence ATGAAAAAAAATACTCTTTTCTCTTTAGTCTTGTTACTTATAACTACCATCTCTTTTGCCGGCGTTTCAGTTGACTGGATCCGCAGTACTGATAACATTCTTTCCAATTCGGGCACTGCAGTTGCCCGCGACAAAAAAGATAATGTCTATACCACCACGCACAGCAGCGGCATTTACTTTACCAAGCGCGATAAATTTGGCAATTTTTTGTGGCAGGTGAGTTCTACCACTACCATTCCTTTTAATTATGAATACCCTTCCTGGATACATATTGATCCTCAAGGAAATCCGGTAGTAGTGGGTTTTCGCTATACTTCACCCAGCGAAGGAAAGCATGCGAACTCACTGATCGTTCTAAAATATGATCCTAATGGAAACCTTGTTTACAAGAAAAATATAGATGGGGATTACAGCTACTTTCAAAACAGTCCGCTCAGCATGTATTGGACGAAGATTACCAGCCAGATGGATTCATCAGGTAATGTTTACATCGGAACTTCTGGTGGCGTTACAGGTTATCCTTCCGGTTTCACGGTAGTAAAGGTGTCTCCCGCAGGAACCCTTCTGTGGGTTAGTGCAAAAACATTTACTTCATCCACCTCTTTTCATTTTGTAAACAACATCCGCCTCAAAGCCGACAGGATTGCCGTTGCAGGTGTTACTGCCTACTCGAGTGCTAATTCAACGCATTGGGTACTGGATACAACCGGCACCAGCTTGTGGAATAATATTCAGGAGGGTATTGGCGGGAAAGATGCAGCATTTGATAAAGCAGGTAATATTTATTTTCTGACATGGGTATCTCCCAACTTCAGCGGTGATGTGCGTGTCTATAAATTCAATCCTACGGGTTCGCTGTTATGGCAAAAAAACTATGATTTCGGTGGAAGTGATCTTGCTTCAAGAATGGAATACAGCAGCACTGATAATTCCATAGCAATAATGGCTTATGGCAATCAAAATCCTCCGGGAAGCCTTTACGTGGACTGGATCACTTTTAAAATAAAAGCCAATGGTGCACTTGTATGGTCGAAGCGGTATGATAAACATTCTAACAATGATGAGATACCGGGTATGATGGCCGTTGATAAAGACGGTGATATTTTCGTGGCAGGAATCGGTGGTCCATTTCCGGGTGGTTCCAATCTCGGCAAGCGACAAATGGTGACAGTTAAATACAGCACAGCGGGAACTGAGGAATGGGTGTATGCGCTCGATACCATTAATGAATACAATGAAGGAGTGGGAATTGCAATCGCTAAAAATGGAAGCATCTACGTGGTAGGAAGTGTAAATACTTTACTCGTCCATCTTCTCGATAATACCGGAACTGATCCCTGCAATGTGCCTGTGAATATCAATGTATCAGCCATTGCGAATCAGTCTGCTACCATCAGTTGGTCTCCTGTTGCCAATGCTTATCTCTACCACATACAATACAAGACTTCCACCTCACTGGTGTGGACTCAAATTTCAACCAACACCACAAGCTTTACCCTTACCTCACTAACCGAAGGAACTACTTATAATTACAAAGTCGAAGCCGTTTGCAACAGTGGTCCTACCGGTTTTTCGCCGGCGGCACAATTTACTACACTTGGCACGGGCTATTGTGCTTCCAAAGGATTGGATGCAAGCAAAGAATGGATCGACCTTGTTTACCTTGGATCACTTCTCAATAGCACACCGGACAGTGATGGCGGCTATGCCGATTATACTTACCTGAGTGTGGACCTGTTGCAAGGTGGAAGTTATGATATCACCCTGAGCGCGGACATGAACCCTTATGGATCTACAGAATATTGGCGTGTGTGGATTGACTATAACCAGGATGGTGATTTTACTGATGCAGGTGAACAAGAGGTTGCCTATAAATCGACGCAGATCGGCTGGGAATCACATACATTCAGCGTGCCGGCCACAGCAGTTACCGGACCTACACGCATGCGTGTATCCATGAAACACGGAGCCGCACCGTCACCCTGTGAAATATTCAACCTCGGAGAAGTGGAAGATTATACGGTGAATATTCTTCCTGCTAAAACTGCAACGGATATGACCATAACCAACAACGCATCTATTGCAGATCTGTTCTTATCACCTAATCCTTCAACCGGCAGTACGACCATTTCCTATAATGGATTTGAAGGAAATATCACACTGCAGGTTTTTGATGTAACGGGAAAACTAACAGTGGAAAGTGTGATCAGCGGAACAACGCTTTCGTTGGATGTAAGTGAATGGACACCGGGAATTTATTTTGTACGAATGACTGATGACGCAGGTCATGCAGCTTCGAAAAAATTACTGAAGCAGTAA
- a CDS encoding PQQ-dependent sugar dehydrogenase — MKSYFTLFALALTVSFCAAQTVIPELELEDFAEGFNHPLDIQNCGDSRLFIVEQPGKIWIVDENGNKSAEPFIDLTSRVKYDGAEQGLLGLAFHPDYATNGYFYVNYITLEGNTRIARFQVMPNDPNKADPLSQKIILKVKQPFANHNGGCLRFGADGYLYIGLGDGGDAGDPFENAQNPAELLGKMLRIDVNSETAYKIPPSNPFVNVAGYAPEIWALGLRNPFRWSFDRLTNDLWIADVGQDKWEEVNYQPAASNGGENYGWDCKEGKHKFEPANCDQSDVLTAPIYNYKHQNGDCTVIGGFVYRGSQFPNLYGKYVYNDYCSGMFRVLYQENNEWLSADVLQEGAFEYVTFGEDIHGELYSADIEGGEIFHVIDVSPMKTGVASSQDALSLYPNPTSGQFTVNWNALNSSNCTIEIINVMGQKMLEETRLANKGINTWTFSTSTLSTGSYMMVIHTDSEKLLMKKFIVE, encoded by the coding sequence ATGAAAAGCTATTTTACATTGTTCGCTCTGGCGCTGACAGTAAGTTTTTGCGCTGCACAAACCGTAATACCGGAATTAGAGCTGGAAGATTTTGCGGAAGGTTTTAACCATCCGCTTGACATCCAAAATTGCGGCGACAGCCGTTTATTTATTGTCGAGCAACCCGGAAAAATCTGGATAGTAGATGAGAATGGAAATAAATCCGCCGAACCATTTATTGACCTTACTTCAAGGGTTAAGTATGATGGCGCAGAGCAGGGTTTACTCGGACTTGCATTTCATCCTGATTACGCAACAAACGGGTATTTCTATGTCAACTACATCACACTGGAAGGAAATACCAGGATTGCGCGGTTTCAGGTAATGCCAAATGATCCTAACAAGGCGGATCCGTTAAGTCAAAAGATAATACTGAAAGTGAAACAACCTTTTGCAAATCATAATGGAGGTTGTCTTCGGTTTGGCGCAGACGGATATTTGTATATCGGGTTAGGTGATGGAGGAGATGCCGGTGATCCATTTGAGAATGCACAAAATCCCGCTGAATTGCTGGGTAAAATGTTGCGGATTGATGTTAATTCTGAAACTGCTTATAAAATTCCCCCTTCTAATCCTTTTGTGAACGTTGCAGGATATGCGCCGGAAATCTGGGCGTTGGGATTGCGCAATCCGTTTCGATGGAGCTTCGATCGTTTGACGAACGATCTTTGGATTGCTGATGTAGGACAGGATAAATGGGAGGAAGTTAATTATCAGCCGGCAGCTAGTAATGGTGGTGAAAATTATGGTTGGGACTGCAAAGAAGGAAAACATAAATTTGAACCTGCCAACTGCGATCAGAGTGATGTGCTTACAGCTCCCATATATAATTACAAGCATCAGAATGGCGACTGCACTGTTATTGGTGGTTTTGTATATCGTGGTTCTCAATTCCCCAACCTCTATGGAAAATATGTTTATAACGATTATTGCAGTGGCATGTTCCGTGTTCTTTATCAGGAAAATAATGAATGGCTCAGCGCAGATGTGCTGCAGGAAGGTGCTTTTGAGTATGTTACTTTTGGCGAAGATATTCATGGAGAATTATATTCAGCCGACATTGAAGGAGGTGAAATATTTCATGTGATAGATGTTTCTCCAATGAAAACCGGAGTTGCCTCCAGCCAGGATGCGCTTTCACTTTACCCCAATCCAACCAGTGGTCAGTTTACCGTTAATTGGAATGCACTTAACAGCAGTAACTGCACTATTGAAATAATTAATGTGATGGGCCAGAAGATGCTGGAAGAAACCCGCTTAGCCAATAAGGGAATCAATACATGGACATTTTCAACTTCCACACTTTCAACAGGTTCTTATATGATGGTTATCCATACTGATAGTGAAAAATTATTGATGAAGAAATTTATAGTGGAATAA
- a CDS encoding WD40 repeat domain-containing protein: MHKLILSLLFLFFSLSSNAQIWYFGFNAGIKFISGSTSSFTTPQGNTNSNEGCAVANDVNGNILFYTDGVSVWNRTNSVMLDDNNQPVQSGNGLDGNVSATQAAIIVPKPKAKNCRDCKCDTFYIFTVSSGQGAVHGIGTPAGGYDPSLFAYGLRFTTVVFDANHLNGYIPSATKNLPLITCVSEKLTAIYDATTNSYWVLAHGYDPHDGFNIPPSSSPNHTKRFLCYKVTAAGVTTVPLAGNAPALSTPQEPTNIFTNANTQANGENAVGQMKFSPDGKLVALGVYTDRYVEVFDFSINTGLLSNPKKFQFPGSPAGFIYGLEFSPDSKQLFVGGNSSVNNSVYQINIGLINLNIPNFTNPNILSFSSQYITQIIPPPITNASVPDYGEFQLGPDGKIYIGRRIPIVINSTAYHLSVIPTPINYPASIVPNGIQLSGITQGAWSLPTVVVNALKTTCPIDSSKDCSTCKTALGSASIALGNSTAYPTYNLQGIQLNFTALTSLQQVTVSIADLSYSWDKKDCKNCNIDAISGGCLFPATANQSMGNLVWNNQFNIVLPPGANNNECPGQLQWDLGNPLAPGTYSTPMNLSLPVSNVPRDCKLIINKLCVRVTYKDINCNVCDTLICL, encoded by the coding sequence ATGCACAAACTAATTCTATCGTTACTATTCTTATTCTTCTCACTATCTTCCAATGCTCAAATATGGTATTTCGGATTTAATGCGGGAATCAAATTTATAAGTGGATCAACATCCTCTTTTACTACGCCTCAAGGTAATACGAATTCCAATGAGGGATGTGCAGTAGCAAATGATGTCAACGGGAATATCTTGTTTTATACTGATGGTGTCTCAGTATGGAATAGAACTAACAGTGTGATGTTGGATGACAACAATCAGCCTGTTCAATCCGGAAATGGATTAGATGGTAACGTCTCAGCAACTCAAGCAGCCATTATTGTTCCCAAGCCTAAAGCAAAGAATTGCAGGGATTGCAAATGCGATACATTTTACATTTTTACCGTAAGCAGTGGACAAGGTGCTGTACATGGCATTGGGACGCCTGCAGGCGGATATGATCCGAGTCTTTTTGCGTATGGATTACGTTTTACAACAGTTGTGTTTGATGCTAACCATTTAAATGGATACATTCCCAGCGCAACAAAAAATCTCCCTTTAATAACTTGTGTATCTGAAAAATTAACGGCTATTTATGATGCCACTACTAACAGCTATTGGGTATTGGCCCACGGCTATGATCCACATGATGGTTTTAACATTCCTCCATCATCAAGCCCTAATCACACTAAGCGATTTCTTTGTTATAAGGTAACTGCTGCCGGAGTGACTACTGTTCCTTTAGCCGGCAACGCTCCAGCCTTGTCGACACCGCAAGAACCTACAAATATTTTTACTAATGCTAATACTCAGGCTAATGGCGAAAATGCAGTGGGCCAAATGAAGTTTTCTCCGGATGGAAAATTGGTTGCACTGGGAGTCTATACTGATAGATATGTGGAGGTGTTTGATTTTAGTATTAATACCGGACTACTTTCTAATCCCAAAAAGTTTCAATTCCCCGGTTCGCCAGCAGGATTTATTTATGGATTGGAGTTTTCCCCGGACAGCAAGCAACTATTTGTAGGAGGGAATTCAAGTGTAAATAATTCTGTCTATCAGATTAACATTGGATTAATCAATCTCAATATCCCCAATTTTACCAATCCTAATATTCTATCTTTTTCCTCACAGTATATTACACAAATAATTCCTCCCCCAATAACAAATGCAAGTGTTCCTGACTATGGAGAATTCCAATTGGGCCCTGATGGAAAGATTTATATAGGCAGGAGAATTCCGATAGTAATTAATTCAACTGCATATCATCTAAGCGTTATTCCCACCCCGATTAATTATCCTGCCAGCATCGTACCTAATGGAATTCAATTATCAGGTATTACCCAGGGCGCATGGAGTTTGCCTACCGTTGTAGTGAATGCGTTAAAAACCACCTGCCCGATTGATTCCTCTAAGGATTGTTCAACTTGCAAGACGGCCTTGGGTTCTGCAAGTATTGCATTGGGTAATAGCACTGCTTATCCAACTTATAACTTGCAGGGAATTCAATTAAATTTTACTGCTCTCACTTCTTTGCAACAAGTGACGGTGAGCATTGCAGACCTCTCATACAGTTGGGATAAAAAAGATTGCAAGAATTGTAATATAGATGCTATAAGTGGAGGATGCTTATTTCCTGCAACTGCTAATCAATCCATGGGCAACCTTGTGTGGAATAACCAATTCAACATAGTGTTGCCTCCAGGAGCTAACAACAATGAATGTCCCGGACAATTGCAGTGGGATTTAGGCAATCCATTGGCACCTGGAACGTATTCAACTCCGATGAATTTATCATTGCCTGTTTCTAATGTACCCAGGGATTGTAAACTCATCATTAATAAATTATGTGTCCGTGTCACATATAAAGATATTAATTGCAATGTATGTGATACCCTCATTTGCCTTTGA